In Penaeus chinensis breed Huanghai No. 1 chromosome 2, ASM1920278v2, whole genome shotgun sequence, the following proteins share a genomic window:
- the LOC125034900 gene encoding uncharacterized protein LOC125034900, whose amino-acid sequence MLPSYFLPLSSSLTDLHRHISTILTLFYPTSLTLLLFSHCTLFPSPFSPLTLLLPSHCTLVPLTVRFLSHFCFIDSYTLISLHISTSHTSASPHFVSSHTSSTLTLLFPLTLLLPILSLPTLRLPSHFSPHFVSPHTLHSSHSIYPTSLTLLLPSHCTLVTLTVRFLSHFCFIACHTLISLHISTSHTSAPPHFCFLQHFCSPTLLFPPTLLPLHTSFPPTLLLPHTSSPFTLLLSHISLFLTHFPPPPLHFVSLHTLDHFSLIPKHFYPHTFAPPHLYDPPHFCFLTLLHPFTSSSVPHFVSPLLHPCSSFPHTSAPHFVSPLLQPCTFSL is encoded by the exons ATGCTTCCTTCATATTTCCTCCCTCTCAGTTCTTCTCTCACGGATCTACATCGTCACATTTCTACAATCCTCACACTCTTCTATCCTACATCTCTCACACTTCTGCTCTTCTCACACTGCACACTTTTCCCCTCACCGTTC TCTCCTCTCACGCTTCTGCTCCCCTCACACTGCACACTTGTGCCACTCACTGTTCGCTTCCTCTCACACTTCTGTTTTATAGATAGTTACACTTTAATTTCTCTTCACATTTCTACCTCTCACACTTCTGCTTCCCCACACTTCGTTTCCTCTCACACTTCGTCCACCCtcacacttctctttc CCCTCACACTTCTGCTCCCCATACTTAGTCTCCCCACACTTcgtctcccctcacacttctccccACACTTCGTCTCCCCTCACACTTTGCACTCCTCACACTCCATCTATCCTACATCTCTCACACTTCTGCTCCCCTCACACTGCACACTTGTTACACTCACTGTTCGCTTCCTATCACATTTCTGTTTCATAGCTTGTCACACTTTaatttctcttcatatttctacTTCTCACACTTCTGCTCCCCCACACTTCTGTTTCCTCCAACACTTCTGCTCCCCCACACTTCTGTTTCCTCCCACACTTCTGCCCCTCCACACGTCGTTTCCTCCCACACTTTTGCTCCCCCACACTTCATCTCCTTTCACTCTTCTACTTTCCcatatttctcttttcctaacacatttccctcccccccccctacactttGTTTCGCTACATACTCTTGAtcacttctctcttattcctaaACACTTTTACCCTCACACCTTTGCTCCTCCACACCTTTATGATCCCCCACATTTCTGCTTCCTCACACTTCTGCACCCCTTCACTTCGTCTTCTGTCCCACACTTCGTTTCCCCTCTTCTGCACCCTTGCTCTTCTTTCCCTCACACTTCTGCCCCACACTTCGTTTCCCCTCTTTTGCAACCCTGCACATTTTCCCTATAA